In Nocardia sp. XZ_19_385, the sequence CTGTCGTCCGCGGGCAGGTCCACCAGCATGGTCAAGCCGCCGCCCGGGGTCGGTTCGGCGTGCACTGTGCCACCCATCGCCTCCACGAAGCCGCGCACCACGGACAGTCCGAGGCCGACACCGGTGGTGTTGTCGCGGTCGCCGAGGCGCTGAAACGGTTCGAACAACTGCTCTTCGCTGCCGGGCGCGACCCCTGGTCCGGTGTCCACCACCGCGATCGACACCCGGTTGCCGGTGGTTTCCGCGGTCACCCGGACCGGAGTGTCCCGGGGCGAGTGCCGCAGCGCGTTGTCGACGAGGTTGGCCAGCACACGCTCCAGCAGACCTGGGTCGGCGCGTACCGACACCTCGCCGACCTCCACCCGCACCCGATTCATCGCCGCCCGGCGCAGACCGCGCGCGCCCATGCCGACGCTCACCAGCGCCCGATGCGCCACCTCGTCCATGTACACCTGCCGCAGTTGCGGTGTCACCACCCCGACTGCGAGGCGGGACGAATCGAGCAGGTTGCCGACCAGCGCGGTCAGCTGGTCCACGGATTCCTCGATGGTTTCCAGCAATTCGGCGGTGTCCTCGGTGGAGAACTCGATGTCGTCGCTGCGCAGGCTCGACACCGCGGCCTTCGCCCCGGCGAGCGGCGTGCGCAGATCGTGGCTGACCGCGGAGAGCAGCGCCCGCCGCAACCGGTCCGCTTCCAGCAACGCCGCGGCGGCACCGGCCTCCTCGGCGAGCCGCGCCTGGCGCACCAACGCGGCCGCCTGGTTGGCCACCGCGTTGAGCACGGGCCGGTCGCCGGATTCGATCGTCCGCCCGGACAACAGCAGCAAGCTGGACGCGTCACCGGCCTCGATCGTGGTGTCCGCGTCGGTAACCCGTTGCGGCGGGTTCTCCCCGGTCCCGGCGATCACCCGGTCACCGCACAGCATGCTCACCGACTTCTGTCCGTAGGTCTCGCGGATCTGTTCCAGCAACTTCGGCAGGTCCGCGCCGTAGAGCACCGCGCCGGAGAACATGGTCAGCAGTTCGGCCTGCCGCGACGCCTTGCGCGCCTGCCGGGTCTGCTTCGCGGACACCTCGACCAGCGCCGCCACCGCCACCGCCACGATGAGCAGCACCGCAACAGTGACGAAGCTGTCCGGCTCGGAGATGGTGAGGCTGTACCGGGGCGGGGCGAAGAACCAGTTCAACAGCATCCCGGACAGCAGGGCCGAAAACACCGCGGGCACAACGCCGCCCAGCAGTGCGACCGCTACGACCCCGACGAAGAACAGGGCGCTGAGCCCACCGAGTTCCAGGACGCGATCGAGCAGCATGCAGATCCCGCAGACCAGCAACGGGATCAGCAACGCGCCGATCCACGCGGTCACCGGTTGCTTCGCGGAGAACGGCAACCGTCGAGCGCCGGAGTTGGCTTGCTCGTGCGTCACCATGTGCACGTCGATCTTGCCGGAGCGCTGCACCACCGCCGAGCCGATGCCCTCGTCGAAGATCCGCGCCCAGCGCGAGCGCCGCGAGGTGCCCAGCACCAGCTGTGTGGCATTCACCTCACGCGCGAATTCCAGCAGCGCCGTGGGCACATCGTCGCCGGTCACGGTGTGCAGGCTGGAGTTCAAACTCGCCGCCAGCTCGCGCAGCCGGTGCAACCGCTCGGTCGACACCCCGGCCAGACCGTCGCCGCGCACCACATGCACCAGCACCAGATCGGCGCTCGATTTCGTCGCGATGCGACTGGCGCGACGGACCACCGTCTCCGATTCCGGGCCGCCGGTCACCGCGACGACAACGCGTTCGCGGGCCTCCCACAGCTCCGTGATCTTGTGGTCCGCGCGGTATTTCGCCAGCGCGGAATCCACCTGATCGGCCAGCCACAGCAGCGCCAATTCCCTTAGCGCGGTGAGATTTCCGGGCCGGAAGTAATTCCGCAGCGCCGCGTCGACCTTCTCGGCCTTGTAGACGTTGCCGTGGGACATCCTGCGCCGCAACGCTTCCGGCGTGATGTCGACCAGTTCGACCTGATCCGCCCCGCGCACCACCGCGTCCGGCACGGTTTCCTGCTGCTGGATGCCGGTGATCTGCTCGACCACATCGTTGAGGCTCTCCAGGTGCTGCACATTGACGGTGGACACCACGTCGATGCCCGCCGCGAGTAGCTCTTCCACGTCCTGCCAGCGCTTTTCGTGCTCGCTGCCGGGCGCGTTGGTGTGCGCGAGCTCGTCGACGAGCACCACCTGCGGGTGGCGGGCCAGCACCGCCTCGACATCGAGCTCGGGTAGTTCGGTGCCGCGATAGGACACCAGCTTCGGCGGGATCCGCTCCAAACCCTCCAGCAGTCCGGCGGTCTTGGGACGCCCGTGCGTCTCGACCACCGCGGCCACCACGTCGCGGCCGCGTTCCAGCCGCCGATGCGCCTCGCCGAGCATGGCGTAGGTCTTGCCCACGCCCGGCGCCGCGCCGAGGTAGATCCGAAGTTGACCGCGTTTCACTGATCCATCATTGCGCGTCGCCGGGTCGATCGGCTCGCGCGCATCGACCCGCGTGTTTCGAGCCCGCGAATGATCAGCGCACAAGCGATGAACCCGGCGAGCACGGCGATGGTGACAGCTGACACAACGAACCCCTCTGAACAATCCGACCTGGTGAGCACTCCACTGTCGGGCCCGGTGGGCGAGTTGCCCAGGATCTTTACGGTGTGTTGACGAATTGTCCTCGAACTTTGACGGCATCCTTTCAGCTATCTCGACCCGGGTGTCAAGAAATCGTCAATGCGCGCGGGCACGGCGCTAAGGACTCGTCAGGACACCCGGCCGGGACGCCTGCAACGGCTTGACTCGCCCTGGCGCGCTCCCCTCCGGAGCGCGAATGGAGGTTGTGGAATTCATGTCTGTCGTGGTGTTCACGGTGGTCACCGTGGCGGTTTTCGCGCTGCTCGGCCTGATCCAGCGCGGGGTGGAACGGCTGTGATCGCGAATCTGATCGGTCTGATTCTGGCCATCGGCGTCGCGATCTACATGGTCGCGGCCCTGCTCTTCCCCGAGAGGTTCTAGGTGAACACGACTACCGCGGGGATCGTCTTCCTCGCTTCGCTGGTCCTCGCGCTCGTCCTGGTGCACAAGCCGTTCGGCGACTACATGTACCGGGTCTACAACAGCAGCAAGCACTCTCGTGCGGAGCGCGTCGTCTACCGCCTGATCGGCGTGCAACCCGAGGTCGAGCAGACCTGGCCGGTGTACGCGCGCAGCGTGCTCGCCTTCTCCGCGATCAGCGTCTTCTTCCTCTACTTCTTCCTGCTGCTGCAGGGCCACCTGCCCTGGCATCTCGACGACCCCGGCACCCCGATGACGGCCGGACTGGCATGGAACACCGCGATCAGTTTCGTGACGAACACGAACTGGCAGAACTACGCGGGCGAATCCACCCTGGGCCACCTGGTGCAGATGGGCGGGCTGGCGGTACAGAACTTCGTGTCGGCCGCGGTCGGTATGTCCGTGGCGATGGCGCTGGTGCGCGGTTTCGCGCGCCGGCACACCGGGGAACTCGGCAACTTCTGGGTGGACCTGGTGCGCGGCACCTTGCGCATCCTGCTGCCGATCGCGTTTGTGTCCGCGCTCGTGCTGGTCGCGGGCGGTGTCGTCCAGAACTTCCACCTGCACGATCAGGTGGCCCAAACCCTCGGCGGCGCAACGCAGACCATTCCGGGCGGCCCGGTGGCCAGCCAGGAGGTGATCAAGGAGCTCGGCACCAACGGCGGCGGCTTCTACAACACCAACTCCGCGCACCCGTTCGAGAACCCGGACACCTGGATCAACTGGATCGAGATCTTCCTGATTCTGCTGATCAGCTTCTCGCTGCCGCGCACCTTCGGCCGCATGGTCGGCTCACCCAAGCAGGGGTACGCGATCGCGGCGGTGATGGGCACCCTCGCGCTGCTGAGCGTGACGCTGATGAACGTCTTCCAGTTGCAGCACCACGGCACCGTGCCGACCGCGGCCGGCGCCGCGATGGAGGGCGTGGAACAGCGCTTCGGCGTATCGAATTCAGCCACCTTCGCCTCGGCGACCACGTTGACCTCCACCGGTGCGGTGGACTCGTTCCACGATTCCTACACCAGCCTCGGCGGCATGATGGCGATGTTCAACATGCAACTCGGCGAAATCGCGCCCGGCGGTGTGGGTTCCGGGCTCTACGGCATGCTGATCCTCGCGGTCATCACGGTGTTCATCGCCGGGCTGATGGTCGGGCGGACGCCGGAGTATCTGGGTAAGAAGATCACGCCGCGCGAAATCAAGCTCGCCGCTGCGTATTTCCTGATCAGCCCGCTGATCGTGCTGGTGGGGACGGCCGTTGCGATGGCTATGCCCGGGCAGCGGGCGGCGATGCTGAACTCCGGACCGCACGGGCTCTCGGAAGTGTTGTACGCCTTCATCTCCGCGGCGAACAACAACGGTTCGGCGTTCGCGGGCCTGTCCGCCAACACCGACTGGTACAACACCGCGCTCGGGCTGGCCATGGCCTTCGGCCGGTTCCTGCCCATCATCTTCGTGCTCGCCCTGGCCGGTTCGCTGGCCCAGCAGGGCCAGACCCCCGAGTCGATCGGGACGCTGCCCACGCACCGGCCGCAGTTCGTCGGCATGGTCGTCGGAGTCACGTTCATCCTGGTCGCGCTCACCTTCCTGCCCGCGCTCGCGCTCGGGCCGCTCGCCGAGGGAATCCACTGAAATGTCCAGTACCGCAGTAGAAGAGGCCGAGACCACCGCGCAGAAACCGCGGAACGAGAAGAGCGGCCTGCTCGACCCCAAGATGATGCTGAAGTCACTGCCCGACGCGATCCGCAAACTGGATCCGCGCACGCTGTGGCGCAATCCGGTGATGCTCATCGTCGAACTCGGCGCCGTCTGGGCGACCGTGCTCGCGATCGCGCAGCCGTCCTTCTTCGCGTGGGCGATCGTCGTATGGCTGTGGCTCACCGTGATTTTCGCCAATCTCGCCGAGGCGGTAGCCGAGGGTCGGGGCAAGGCGCAAGCCGACTCGTTGCGAAAAGCCAAGACCGACACCGTCGCCCGCCGATTGGTGAACTGGTCGCCAGGTGCGTCCGCTCAGGAGGAATCCGTCGCGGCCCCCGAGTTGCGGCGCGGCGACTACGTTGTGGTCGAGGCCGGGCAGATCATCCCCGGTGACGGTGATGTGGTCGAAGGCATTGCCTCGGTGGACGAGTCGGCCATCACCGGCGAATCCGCACCCGTCATCCGGGAATCCGGGGGTGACCGTTCCGCGGTCACCGGCGGCACCACGGTGCTGTCGGACCGGATCGTCGTGCAGATCACCCAGGAGCCCGGCGCCAGCTTCATCGACAAGATGATCGCGCTGGTCGAGGGCGCGTCCCGGCAGAAGACGCCGAACGAGATCGCGCTGAACATCCTGCTCGCCGCGTTGACGCTGATCTTCGTGTTCGCGGTGGTGACCTTGCAGCCGCTGGCGATCTACGCCAAGCAGAACAACCCCGGCGTCGCCGACGCCCTGGCGCTGGACGGCAACGGCATCACCGGCATCGCGCTGGTTTCGCTGCTGGTCTGCCTGATCCCCACCACCATCGGCGCACTGCTCTCGGCCATCGGCATCGCGGGCATGGACCGGCTGGTGCAGCGCAATGTGCTGGCCATGTCCGGGCGTGCGGTCGAAGCGGCCGGTGACGTGAACACGCTGCTGCTCGACAAGACCGGTACCATCACTCTCGGCAACCGCCAGGCCTCGGCTTTCGATCCGGTCCCCGGAGTGACCGAAGCCGAATTGGCCGACGCGGCACAGCTTTCCAGCCTCGCCGACGAGACCCCGGAGGGCCGCTCCATCGTGGTCTACGCGAAGGCGGCCTACGGTCTGCGGGAGCGCTCCCCCGGCGAGCTGACACATGCGGACTGGGTGGAATTCACTGCCCAGACCCGGATGTCGGGTGTGGACGTCGACAGCAGGCAGTTACGCAAGGGCGCGGCCAGCGCGGTCACCGAATGGGTGCGTGCCCAAGGCGGTTCGGTCCCACCGGAACTCGGTGCGATCGTGGACGGCATCTCCGCATCCGGTGGTACCCCGCTGGTCGTCGGCGAGGCCGTCGACGGCACCGCCCGGGTACTCGGCGTGATCCACCTCAAGGACGTCGTCAAGCAGGGCATGCGTGAGCGATTCGACGAAATGCGCCGTATGGGCATCCGCACCGTCATGATCACCGGCGACAATCCCTTGACCGCCAAGGCGATTGCCGACGAAGCCGGAGTCGACGACTTCCTCGCCGAAGCCACCCCCGAGGACAAGCTGGCGCTGATCAAGTCCGAACAGGACGGCGGACGGCTGGTCGCGATGACCGGCGACGGCACCAACGACGCCCCCGCCCTGGCCCAAGCCGACGTGGGCGTCGCGATGAACACCGGCACCTCGGCGGCCAAAGAGGCCGGCAACATGGTCGATCTGGACTCCGATCCGACCAAGCTGATCGAGATCGTGGAGATCGGCAAGCAGCTGCTCATCACCCGCGGCGCGCTGACCACGTTCTCCATCGCCAACGACATCGCCAAGTACTTCGCGATCATTCCCGCGCTGTTCGTGGCGCTGTTCCCAGGCCTGGGCCTGCTCAACGTCATGCGGCTGCACAGCCCGCAGTCGGCGATCCTGTCCGCGGTCATCTTCAACGCGCTGGTCATCATCGCGCTGATTCCGCTGGCGCTGCGCGGCGTGAACTACACGCCGTCCAACGCGTCGAAGCTGTTGAGCCGCAACCTGTTGATCTACGGGCTCGGCGGCATCGTCGCGCCGTTCATCGGCATCAAACTCATCGACCTGATCGTCCAACACCTCCCTGGGATGTCCTGAAATGCGACTGTCAACCTGGATCCGGCAGCATCTCGCCGCGCTGCGCGCACTATTGGTCCTCACCGCCATCACCGGAATCGTCTATCCCCTGGCGGTTTACGCCTTCGCCCAGCTCCCCGGACTGCACGACGGAGCCGAGGGGTCACTGCAGCGGGTCGATGGAAAGGTGGTGGGCTCCAGCCTGATCGGGCAGTCCTTCACCGATTCCGACGGCAAGGCGCTGCCGCAGTACTTCCAGAGCCGGCCGTCCGCGGCGGGTGACGGGTACGACCCGATGTCCAGCTCCGCGAGCAATCTCGGGCCCGAGGACATCATCGATACCGATTCGCGCAAAAGCCTTTTGACGCAGGTGTGCACGCGAAGCAAGGAGATCGGCGACCGTGAGGGGGTCGACGGATCCCGGCCGTTCTGCACCGAAGAGGGTGTCGGAGCCGTGCTTTCGGTCATCGGGCCGCGCGATAAGGATGGCGATGTCTCGCGTCCGACCCGCGTGGTCAGTGTGAACGAGGCCTGCCCGGCAACGCCGTTCCTCGGCTCCTACCGGGGTGTTCCGGTGGAATGCGCGAAGCCGGGCGAGGACTATTCGGCCGGGCGGATCGTGCCCATTCGTGGTGCCGCACCCGCCGACTCCGCCGTCCCCGCCGACGCCGTGACCGCCAGTGGCAGTGGCCTGGACCCGAACATCTCGCCCGAGTACGCGGCCATTCAGGTCGCGCGGATCGCCGAGGTGCGCGGGATCACCTTCGACCAGGTGCAGGAAGTCGTTGCGGCACATAGCAAAGGCCGCACCATCGGGTTCCTCGGTGAGCCACGGGTGAACGTGCTGCAGTTGAACATGGAGCTGGATCGGCGGTACCCGGTCAAGGGGTGAGCTGTCAGGGTGTGTCCGGCCTGGGGATGTAGATGCCCGCGGCGCGGAGCTTGGCTTCGATGAGCGCGACCACCTGCGCCGCGGCGGACTCCTGCTCCTCGCCGTGGTGGGCGATGATCCGATACCGGGTCGCGGCTTCGGTGCGGGCTTGCATCCCGGTCAGGATCTTCAGTTGCTCCGGGTTGGCCAGGTAGTGGTCTGCCATCGTATCCGCGAGTTCGGGGATGCGAGGGTCATCCGGTTCCCAGGTCGCGACCTGGGAACCGCGCAGGCTGATGGCGACGAACTGCGGGTCTTCCAGGGCTTTCCCGAGGTGCGTGAGGTATTCGTCGAAACTTTCCGGCACCAGGGCCTTGGCCAGCACCCAACCCTCCCGGGCGGCCGCGACCTCCTCCGGGGCGAAGCCGAGGCCGGGCATCCGCTCCAGCAGTGCCACCGCGCGATCGGGGAGCAGCGCCCGGTTGCCGTCGGCGAGCCGGTGCAGGGTGTCGCGCCGGGCGGTCAGTTCCTCGATCCGCGCGGTGAGGTCCCGTTCGACGCCTGCGAGCGCGGCGGCGAACTGCGCGGCGTCGGCGTCGAGCAGGGGCCCGATCTCGGCCAGCGGCACGCCGGCCGCGGCCAGCGTCCGGACCTGGACCAGGCGCAACAGGTCCGCTGAGGCGTAGCGGCGATAGCCGGAGCTGTCGCGATCGGGTTCCTCGACCAGGCCTTGCTTGTGATAGTGCCGCACGGTCTTGACCGTGACGCCGACGAAGGCCGCCGCCTGCCCGATCGTGACCCCGTTGCTCATCGGCGCTTGATGCCGCTCGCGAAGGACAGGAGCGTGTCCAGCACCGGTGTCGGTGTGAAAGAGGCGGCGACGACTTGCGCCTTGCCTGCCAGTCCAACAACGTAGCGGGCCTTCGGTTTACGCGCGGTGAGTGCGCGCTCCACATCGTCGACGACGGTCTTGACCGGGGCCGCGATCTTCTGGACCTGCGCCGCCATCTTGCGCATGCCCGCCAGCTGCGGCCCGTACAGCTCGCGCTGTGCGGGCGTCAGACGTTCCAGGCCGGCGTCGACCATGTCCAGCGCCCCGCCCCACATGTCGGTTTCGGTCGGGCCGGGCTCCACCATCGACACCGGAATTCCCCACGGCCGCAACTCGATTCGCAGCGCGTCGACCATGCCCTCGAGCGCGAATTTCGAGGAGTTGTAGGCGCCGGTCCCCGGGGTCGAGATGCGCCCGCTGAGCGAGGACACGAACACGATCCGGCCCTTGTTCGTCCGTAGTCGCGGCAGCACGGCCTGGGTCACCGCGATCGTCCCGAAGACGTTCACCTCGAACTGCCGCCGCAGATCGTCCACGGTGAGCGTCTCCACCGGGCCATCGACCACGATGCCCGCGTTGTTGACGACAGCATCCAGCTCAGCGGGCAGTACCTCATCGAGTGCGGCGATCTGTCCGGCGTCGGTGATATCCAGCACAATCGGGACAATCGCCGAGTGTTCGGCGGCCAGCGCCTCCCCATCGGCGATCTTTCGCACTCCGGCATATACCCGCCAGCCCTTTTCGGCCAAACGTAGCGAAAGCGCCTTACCGATACCGCGTCCCGCCCCGGTCACCAACACAGATTTCATGCGCCGAGCCTAATGGCCGTAACTATCGCCGGGCATCGCCCGATCGAATCCATAGGGGTTCGTCGGTGGGAGTCGCGATGGGTAACGAAGGCGGTCGGTCCGACGCGCCCACACAAGGTTTCCTCAGCGACGTCCTCCGACATGCAAACGCCTTCCGACCTGTACTCGGGGCCTGCGCCTGCCTCGCGATTTTCATCGGTGGCGTCGTCGCTTTCGCGAACACAGCGGAGGAGAACGTCCCGTATCGGGTCAACCACCCGGTGGTCATCAAACCACTCACGACAACCCCGACGCCGGAAACCAGCCCGGCGCCGCCGAGCTAGCGGCCCGGGGCGTCCTTCCGTAATCCGTAGAGCGCGAGCAGCGGCTTCAGTGGCATCCACTCACCGAACCGATACTCCGCGCCGGGAACGAGCCTTGATGCCAGATCAGGGTCCTGCCGCGCGAGGTAGCGCCGGGCCTTCTCCGCGTGCAGCGGGACCGACACGATCTTGATCCGATCCGCGTCCTGCAGAAATGGGATCGCGAACGAGATGTTCTCCCAGGTACTTCGGCTCTTCTCCTCCAACACGAACGCGCCGCGGTACCCGCGAATATCTCTGGCGTACGCGGCCATCAGCGCCGCCTCGCTGTGCGGCCCCGCGCACGCGCCGCCACAGAACAGGACCCGGCTATCGACCGCACCGGAGTCGATGGAGCGCAAACCGGCCCGCACCCGCCACCGGTTCATGGCGTTGGCCCGCGCACCCGAATTGCGATACCCCAGCACCACCACGACCTCGGAATCACCGCGAGCGGACCCCACTCCGCGGCGTGCGGCGCGCCAGTTCGCCCACTCACCCCACAGCAGCACCAGCACGAGACCGCCGACCGTCAGCCGAGTCCGTTTCCGCATCGGATCAGCCAAGCACACCAGTGATCAGGAATCGAGAAGCCCTGGGACCCTCCGCGCGCCTACCGTAATTCTCATGTGCAACACACCTTTTGAACCGCCCCGCCCGGCCTCCCTGGCTCTGCAGTACGTCCAGATCACGGTCCTCGATTTCGACGAGTCCCTGGCCTTCTACCGCGACGCCCTGGGCCTGGAACTCGTCAACGACCTCGGTTCCGGCGACAAACGCTGGGTCAACCTCACCAGCCCCACCCAGCCCGGCCTGGAATACGTCCTGTCCCGCCCGCACGCCGGCCGCTCCAAGGAAGACGGCGATGCCCTGCAGGCCGTCCTCGTCAAGGGCATCCTCCCGATGCTCGTCTTCACCACCGACGACCTCGACGCCACCTTCGAACGCGTCAAAGCCTCCGGCGCCGAAGTTCTCCAGGAACCCGTCGACCGCCCCTGGGGCCCCCGCGACTCCGCCTTCCGCGACCCGTCGGGCACCACAGTCCGCATCCAGCAGGGCGAAGTCCGCCGCCGCCCGAAGAAGACCGCCCCCACTTCGTGAATCACCCCTCGATGACAACCTTGCTTTCTTCGCCCGGCGCGATGAACGGCAGCAGCGCTTCCGCCTCGGCCCGCACCGCTACCTCGTCGGCGCTGGGCAGCGGATGCCAGGGGGTGATGCGCAGGGTGGCGCCGTCGAGGGCCCAGCGGCCGTGCACGAAGCCGTCCACCAGGTACATGGGAACACCGGCCGAGGCTTCCTTCGCGATGCTCTGCCGGTCTTCCTCGGCGATGATGCGGCGGCGATCCTTGTGGCCGAGGACCGCGTTGTCGAAGGCGGGGAGGAAGCGGACCGGGACCTCCAGGTCGGGGTCGGCCAGCGGGGCGTCAGGGAGATCGAAGAGCACCTTGTGCTGGTCGTCGGTGAAAACTGTTAGTTCCGACCGCATTCCGTCGATGACCTCGGCCAGTTTGGTGGTGCCGGACCAGGCTTGCATGTCGGCCACGGTGGCCGGGCCGAAGGCGGCCAGGTAGCGGCGGATCATTTGTCGCGGGTCGGCCGGGGTCAGCGGCGTGCCGATCCATTCGTCGGCGAGGCTGACCGTGACGTAGCGGTTGCGCCAGCGGCCCCAGGAGCCGGTTTCGGCGCTGTGCGCCAGCGGGACCATGACTTCTACCGATTCGGCGAGCCTGCGGACGTGCCGCTCCGGGAAGTGTTCGGCGAGCAGCTTGCCGAAATCGCTGCGGGACAACGCCTTACCGGATAGGAGCTCGCGGCCGGTGGCCGCCAGCCGGACCAGATCGACGCCTTCGATTTCCTCGCGGTAGTAGGCCGCTTTCAGCATCGCATCGATCCAGGGCTGCACGGTGGGACGCAGCCAGCTGAAATCCTCGGCCGTGGCCAGGTGGACCGTGCGGCGAATCATGGTGGAGCGCACCAGTTTCCGGTCTTGCAGCAGGGATTCCAGGTCGGCGTGGGCGAAATCGGCCAGCCGCGTCCACAATCCGACGTAGGGCCAGTTCGGTTCCTGGCCCTGGACCGCCACGAGATGCCGGACCAGCTCCAGCGGCGTGAGCTCGACCCGCTCGGCCAGCATCTGGCGCACCAGCAGCGTCCGGTTCAATTCCCGCAGCGATAGTTCGGTCATAGTTCCATCCTGGCTCAGACCACCGACATATTCGCAGTCGAACTCAGGGCGCGGCCGGCTCCATCCGCAGCGGCACCCCGATCCGATTCCACAGGTTGATCATGGCGGTCACCGCGACCAGACCCGCGCGGGCGTCTTCCTCGAAGTGCTTCTCGACGCCGGCCCACACCTCGTCGGTCACACCGTGCGGCCCGAGCGTGGTCACCTCCTCGGCGTAGGCGAGCGCGGCCTTCTCGGCATCGGTGAACTTCACCGACTCCCGCCAGGCGTTCAGGTAGTAGATGCGCTGCTCGGTTTCGCCGTGCAGCCGGGCATCGGTGGTGTGCATGTCGATGCAGAACAGGCAGCCGTTGATCTGGGAAACCCGGATCTTGACCAGTTCCCGGACGGTGGCGTCGAGCGGCCCGCGGCGAATCGCCATCTCGGCGTCGTACCAGCCTTTATAGACCTCGGGGGCGAGTCCGGGCAGGTTCAGGCGAGGCATAGGATGTCCTTTCGTCGGTCTTCACCAGCTAGACGACACAGCCCTGGCAAATGTGACACGCGCCTAAGAGTCCGGCAAGCATCGTTCCCGGTCGGGCAGGTCATCACAGGGTGCGTTGCCGAAAGCGCGCAGCACCTCCTGGCCGGTCTGCTCGGTCAGGAACCGCAGGAACGCCGCCGCCAGCGAGTCGCCGGGCGGGTCACCGTAGCTGTAGGCGTACTCCACGCCCCAGAACGGATAGGTCCGGGTGATCGCGGCATCCCGGTCGGCTCGGACGCCGGCGATGGTGACCGGCACCACGTCGGCCTTGCTCGCCTCGGCGAACGCGCTGTAGCCGATCGCGCCGGGCAGTTCGGCGACGGCCGCGATCATGTCGCTGGTCACCTGCACGTCGCAGTGCTCGGGTTTCGTACCGATCAAATCCTTGATGCCGGTGCAGCTCACGTGCCGACGCGGCGGCTGCTGGGCGGCGTCGAGGAGTCGCCGATCGAAGGTGTCACGGGTACCCGAGCCGGGCAGCCGGTTCACCAGCACCACTGGGATATCCCTGCCGCCCACCTCTTTCCAGTTGGTGATCCGATCCTGATAGAGGTCACGCACCTGCGCGACGGTGAGGTCGCGCACCCCCACATCCTTGTGCACGATCACCGAGAACAGCGCCACCGCCAGCGCCCGATGCCGCAACGCCGGATACGCGACGCCTTTCGAGCCGTCGCTGATCGCCAGCAATTCACGATTGTCCTTGCCCTGCACCGTGACTCGATCCAGACCGCGCTCGGTACCTTCGAATCCGAATTCGAATTCCGCACGCGTGCACCGTTTCGCGTACTGCGCCGCCGCCTCCCGGACGACCGGTTCGAAGGCCGAGGATCCGACCAGGGTGAGCCGGCCCGTCGCGCAGTCCGCCGGCGCCGGTTCCGGCTCGAACACCGCGACCGCGAACTGCACGACGATCACCAGCACCAGAAACGCCACGAGCGCCAGCATCATGCGCGAAATCCCGGTCCGGCTCTCGGTTTCGGTGACCCGCCCACGCTTGAGG encodes:
- a CDS encoding carboxymuconolactone decarboxylase family protein: MPRLNLPGLAPEVYKGWYDAEMAIRRGPLDATVRELVKIRVSQINGCLFCIDMHTTDARLHGETEQRIYYLNAWRESVKFTDAEKAALAYAEEVTTLGPHGVTDEVWAGVEKHFEEDARAGLVAVTAMINLWNRIGVPLRMEPAAP
- a CDS encoding winged helix DNA-binding domain-containing protein is translated as MTELSLRELNRTLLVRQMLAERVELTPLELVRHLVAVQGQEPNWPYVGLWTRLADFAHADLESLLQDRKLVRSTMIRRTVHLATAEDFSWLRPTVQPWIDAMLKAAYYREEIEGVDLVRLAATGRELLSGKALSRSDFGKLLAEHFPERHVRRLAESVEVMVPLAHSAETGSWGRWRNRYVTVSLADEWIGTPLTPADPRQMIRRYLAAFGPATVADMQAWSGTTKLAEVIDGMRSELTVFTDDQHKVLFDLPDAPLADPDLEVPVRFLPAFDNAVLGHKDRRRIIAEEDRQSIAKEASAGVPMYLVDGFVHGRWALDGATLRITPWHPLPSADEVAVRAEAEALLPFIAPGEESKVVIEG
- a CDS encoding MerR family transcriptional regulator — translated: MSNGVTIGQAAAFVGVTVKTVRHYHKQGLVEEPDRDSSGYRRYASADLLRLVQVRTLAAAGVPLAEIGPLLDADAAQFAAALAGVERDLTARIEELTARRDTLHRLADGNRALLPDRAVALLERMPGLGFAPEEVAAAREGWVLAKALVPESFDEYLTHLGKALEDPQFVAISLRGSQVATWEPDDPRIPELADTMADHYLANPEQLKILTGMQARTEAATRYRIIAHHGEEQESAAAQVVALIEAKLRAAGIYIPRPDTP
- a CDS encoding VOC family protein, producing MCNTPFEPPRPASLALQYVQITVLDFDESLAFYRDALGLELVNDLGSGDKRWVNLTSPTQPGLEYVLSRPHAGRSKEDGDALQAVLVKGILPMLVFTTDDLDATFERVKASGAEVLQEPVDRPWGPRDSAFRDPSGTTVRIQQGEVRRRPKKTAPTS
- a CDS encoding SDR family oxidoreductase, whose protein sequence is MKSVLVTGAGRGIGKALSLRLAEKGWRVYAGVRKIADGEALAAEHSAIVPIVLDITDAGQIAALDEVLPAELDAVVNNAGIVVDGPVETLTVDDLRRQFEVNVFGTIAVTQAVLPRLRTNKGRIVFVSSLSGRISTPGTGAYNSSKFALEGMVDALRIELRPWGIPVSMVEPGPTETDMWGGALDMVDAGLERLTPAQRELYGPQLAGMRKMAAQVQKIAAPVKTVVDDVERALTARKPKARYVVGLAGKAQVVAASFTPTPVLDTLLSFASGIKRR
- a CDS encoding potassium-transporting ATPase subunit C, producing the protein MRLSTWIRQHLAALRALLVLTAITGIVYPLAVYAFAQLPGLHDGAEGSLQRVDGKVVGSSLIGQSFTDSDGKALPQYFQSRPSAAGDGYDPMSSSASNLGPEDIIDTDSRKSLLTQVCTRSKEIGDREGVDGSRPFCTEEGVGAVLSVIGPRDKDGDVSRPTRVVSVNEACPATPFLGSYRGVPVECAKPGEDYSAGRIVPIRGAAPADSAVPADAVTASGSGLDPNISPEYAAIQVARIAEVRGITFDQVQEVVAAHSKGRTIGFLGEPRVNVLQLNMELDRRYPVKG
- a CDS encoding substrate-binding domain-containing protein encodes the protein MLLRLPDLWGVGFLVGDFPLDTVLALVGIAVPVGAFLWEFVVVGRRRLGYRVQMDTPVTGEITSVFPGVLEQLRSDSAELRDLSVVLVRIENSGAIAIETADYLLPSPRIGLHLRFPQRRVIGMAVTELSDQALADSLGSNSGIGVREDTGGHIGVIDLPKVPLDRSDHYKILAILQRSEGSGEYPAPVLVGGLKRGRVTETESRTGISRMMLALVAFLVLVIVVQFAVAVFEPEPAPADCATGRLTLVGSSAFEPVVREAAAQYAKRCTRAEFEFGFEGTERGLDRVTVQGKDNRELLAISDGSKGVAYPALRHRALAVALFSVIVHKDVGVRDLTVAQVRDLYQDRITNWKEVGGRDIPVVLVNRLPGSGTRDTFDRRLLDAAQQPPRRHVSCTGIKDLIGTKPEHCDVQVTSDMIAAVAELPGAIGYSAFAEASKADVVPVTIAGVRADRDAAITRTYPFWGVEYAYSYGDPPGDSLAAAFLRFLTEQTGQEVLRAFGNAPCDDLPDRERCLPDS
- a CDS encoding YdcF family protein, whose product is MRKRTRLTVGGLVLVLLWGEWANWRAARRGVGSARGDSEVVVVLGYRNSGARANAMNRWRVRAGLRSIDSGAVDSRVLFCGGACAGPHSEAALMAAYARDIRGYRGAFVLEEKSRSTWENISFAIPFLQDADRIKIVSVPLHAEKARRYLARQDPDLASRLVPGAEYRFGEWMPLKPLLALYGLRKDAPGR